AATAAATTATTATTTCATAACTTTTGCTTCACCTGTTAGAATAATTTTTTCATCTTGATTGATGCATATTGTAGAAAGAATAACTTTTCTCTTCTCTTTTATGATATCAATAATTTCACAGGTAGCAGTAATTGTATCCCCTAAATAAACCGGCTGTTTAAATTTCAAATTTTGCTCAAGATAAATTGTTCCTTCCCCTGGAAGTTTTGTTCCCAGTACAGCAGATATCAATCCTGCTGTAAGCATTCCATGAGCTATCCTTTTTTTAAATCTGGAAGCTTCAGCATATTCTTTATTCAAATGTACTGGATTGCAGTCTAAACTGATTCCAGAATACAATATAATATCTGTTTCTGTAATTGTCTTGCTTATACTTTCTTTCATTCCTATTTTTAAATTTTCAAACTCCATAGTCCCTCCTTCCTAAAAAACTTTTCTAGTGAGACCATATATTTTTCTGGCTTCTTCTGGAGTGGCAGCTTCCAATCCATTTATTTCCAGCAGTTCTTTAGCTCTTTTTACAAACTGGGCATTTGACTCAGCAGGAACTCCTTTCTGCCACATTACATTATCCTCCATACCTACACGAATATGTGCTCCCATTGCTATTGCAGCCATCATGATAGGCATATGACCTGCCCCTATTCCACAAGCTGCCCATGTAGAACCATCAGGAATCAGACTTTTAAGGAATACTAAATTTTCAACTGTGCTTGTCATTCCTCCAGGGCAACCTAAAACTATCTGAAAATGACAAGGTGCTTTCAATATTCCTTTTTTCATATAGTAAATTGCATTATATATCATACCTGCATCAAAAATTTCTATTTCTGGCTTTATATTACTTTCTATTAATGCCTTTCCCAGTTTTTCTAAAAAACGAGGATGATTTTCAAAAATTGTACGATGCTGCCAGTTAAGAGTCCCAGCATCATATGAAGCCATTTCCGGCAGAAGTTTTTGAAGAGGATATATTCTTTCTTCATCTCCAAATCCAACACTTCCGGAACTTGTTATATTAATACAGATATCACAATCTTTATATGCTCTTATTCTCTCAATAGTTTCCTTATATTTCATAAAGTCAGTTGACGGAGTTCCATCATCATTTCTCACATGAATGTGAGCTATTGCAGCTCCTGCTTTCCAACACTCATAAACATCTGCTGCTATTTCCTCAGGTGTTATGGACAAATTAGGATTTTGTTCTCTTGTAGGCCATGATCCTGTAATTGCTGCTGTTATTACTCTTTTATTTTTTAAATCTGACATAAATTATTCCTCCTTTTAATATTTATAAAAATAATACTATCAATATTGTAGAAACTATCGTTACAATAGATGGAATTACAATACTGCATACAAATACATGCTTATAGGCAGTTTTATGATTCAGCCCCAATACTGCAAACATTAGAAACAATCCTGGTGAGTGGGGAAGTGTATCCAATGCTGAAGCTGAAATTGATGACAGCCTATGAAGATATGAAAGATTCGCAGTTGATGACAGGAAAGTTTTCCCCAATGAATCGTACATAATTTTCAATCCACCAGATGAAGAACCTGTAACTGCACATACCACCATTGTGGCTACAATTGCCTGAACATAAGGGTTTAACTGTAGACTTAATACCCAGCTTACTATATGTTTAAAAGCTATTGAATTAGAAACTACTGTTCCGAACCCTACAACTCCTGCCAGTCCACCTATACTTGTTATTCCCCCTTCAAGACCTGTTGTAAAAATATTTTTCATATCTTTGCCTTTAAATCTTTCAATATTTAGAACATATGTAAGCAATGCCCCTGTAAGCATTCCCAACACTGCAAGCATAGTTGAATTAGCCACAAATCTGCTTCCTAAAATAATTATAAGTACAAGAGATACAAGTGGTGTAAAAGATACAACTACTGAAGGAAGCTGGCTTCTGTCTCTTATTTCATAAAGCAGAGGGTCAATATTTTCAGGATAGCTCCATACTTCTCCCCTTTTTCTAGCCAGTCTTTCTGCATATCCCATATACAGTATTGCCATTGTAAACATTGCTATTGCAGCAAGAATTCCAAATACAGGAGCAGCAGTCAGTGTCGTCCCCAAATATTGAGTTGGAATTACATTTGTAAGAGCTGTTGTTCCCGGCAACGAAGTCATAGTATAAGTTGCTGATCCTGTTATCAAGCATGCCATTGTGAGATGTCTTGGCAAATTAGCTTCCTTGAACAGCAAAAACATAATAGGAGCTACTGCATAAACAACAACAAACAGACTTACACCTCCATATGTCAGGACACTTATAATCAAAGTTGAAACTAAAAGTACTCTTTTTTTTCCAAACCAATCAATAAATTTATATCCTATAGAAGTTGCGCAACCTGAAATATCCATTAATTTTGCATATAATGCTGAACTGCAGAATAGTAAAAAATAACTAAAATAAGCACCTGTATATCCATTCATATAGTATTTAGAAAATCCAGTCCAAATGGGAATTCTGCTTGACAATATGACAACAAGCGAGGCAAGAAGCGTCAGTGGCAGAGCTCCAAGTCCTTTATAAGCTCCTATAATCAAAACTACGACTGCTAATATTAAACCTATTACAGATAATATATCCATCTTTCCTCCTTATTTTTATTCTTGGTAATATTTAAATTCAAATAGTTCATCATTAAAATATCTTAAATTATCCATAGAAAGTGGAAGAAGTTTTTTCTCTATTTTAGTAACTATTTCAACAATAGTATCATTAAATGGAGTGTTGATATTATGTTTATCCCCTGTTGAACTTACATATCCATTTATCATCTGAACTTCTGTTTTCTTCTCTTTTTCAAGGTCTTGCAGCATACTTGCTTTAGCTGTATACATATCTTTATACATTTCTAAAAACATTCTTTGATTAGTATCAAACATCTCTTGATTCTTTATGTCACATGAATAAGGCTCCTGTTCATTTAAAAGTATTGGAAGTTCATATCCCTCTGCTTCACAGCATTTTTTTACTTCCCTTGCCAGATAACTTAAACAGGCTCTTGATTTTTCATTCTTTAAAATCTCACCGAAAGTAGCTCCACATGCAGCAGACATTCCACTCATACAAGCATTATTTATCAATTTTCCCCATCTTGATGCCATCAGACTATCTGTAATTTTTGCTTTTCCCATATATCCCAGCATATCTGCCACTTTTTTTATTCTTTCCCCAATAGTTCCATCTATTTCTCCAATTTCAAAAAGATGATCATTTTTTGTTATATCCTGTGTAAGCTCTGATATTCCCAGTTTTATAAATGTTGCTCCCCATAACACAGTTCCACCTACTGTTCTCTTTTCTCCTACATATTCTGCTACAAAATGCTCTGGGACTCCATTTTGTAAAGTACACACTGTACTATTCTCATTTAAATGAGGAAGGAGATTTTTTAAAACCACATCATTAACTGTTTGTTTTGTGAAAAGAAAAATTATATCATATATTCCTTTCATTTCTTCAGGAGTAATAGCCTTTACAGGTACTCTCATATCAACAGTCCCAATAATATGAGCACCATTTTTATTCAACATGTCTACATGCTCCTTATAGCTGTCAATCATCTCTACTTCCAAACCATTTTTTGTCATATAAGCCCCCATGACAGTTCCCATTGCTCCACAACCTAAAATTCCTATTTTCATATTTGACCTCCTTTTAGTTTTTCTGCCCTATTATAAAGCAATAATTGTGCCAAATATTATAATTAAGTTTTTAATTTTTTTGTGTTATAATTTTAAGTAATTTATAAGGGGGTGTGAAATGATACAAAGAGAACTTTTGGAAAATGCTCTGGATAATCTTCCGTATGGAATCTATATTGTTGATTCTCTTGGAAATTATATTTTTGCTAATACAGTTTATGTAAATATGGTTAAAATACCAAAAGACAAACTTTTAGCATATAATGTATATAATCTGAAGAAAAATAAAGAGATTAACATATGTATTACAGAAAAAGTCTGTAAATTAAAAAAAAGGATAGTTATGTTTCAAGATGTAGAAATAAAAGGACATGAACATTACAAGCAGATTGTTGCATCTAGCCCTATTTTAGATATGAATGGAAATGTAGTTTGTGTAATTGCTCTTTGTATCCCTGCTGAAAATATAAATTATCTGTATCAGGAAGCTATTCATAATGAGGTAAAGTCTTTTATAAAACTGCCTCCAAGTGAAGCTCATGAATCAAATAATATAATTGCTGTAAGCCCTGTTATGAAAAGTATTATTAATTTAGCAGACACTTTAGCCCCACTTGACACTACTGTTATTATTTTAGGAGAATCAGGAACTGGAAAAGAAGTATTAGCCAGATATATTCACGAAAAAAGCCAGAGAGCTTCTAAAGATATGGTTATTATAAACTGTGCTTCTCTTCCTGAAAGTCTGCTGGAATCTGAATTGTTTGGTTATGAAAAAGGAGCCTTCACTGGTGCTTCATCCCAAGGAAAAAAAGGATTGTTTGAAGCAGCTAATGACAGTACACTTTTTTTAGATGAAATTAATTCTCTTCCATTGGCATTGCAGGGAAAAATATTAAGAGCAATAGAAACTAAAACAATAAGCAGAATTGGTTCTACAGTTACTAGAAAAGTTAATTTTAGATTGATTACAGCTACTAATGAAGATTTGTTAAAAATGGTTCATGAAAAAAGATTTAGAGAAGATTTATATTACAGGTTGAATATTGTTCCTATTTATCTTCCACCATTACAAGAAAGAAAAGAAGATATTTTACCACTAGTAGAATATTTTAGAAAGTATTATTGCAATATTTATAATAAGACAAAAATATTTTCTCAAAAAACTCTTAAAGCCATATTGGATTACAAATGGCCTGGAAATATTAGAGAGCTACGTAATTTTGTTGAAAGAAGTTTTATCATGATTACTGGAGAGATTATTGAACTTTCCAATATAGCTCCTCTTCTATTTATAGAAAGAAAGCCATCTTCAAATTCAAATAGTAGCAGTGATGAGCTTGGTTTTTGTAATAATTTTGAGATAAAAGATCAATCTTTAAATGAATACCTAGAAGAATGTGAGAAAAAATATATTCAATATGCCCTTGAGAAGTATGGAAGTACTTATAAAGCAGCTGAATTTTTAAAAACAAGTCAGACTATGATTGCAAGAAAAAAGAAAAAATATAATCTTTAAATATAAGTTATTTTTAACTCATCATTAAGTTGTTTTTAAATTGCAAGTTAAAATCAACTTAAATATAATTAAATAAAAATATATGATTGTTTTGTTACATGTATCATTAATTTGAAATATAAAGCTATATTTAAATACCTACTTTATTTTTAATAAAAATGGTATAATATACCAAAAAAGGAGGCCGAAAGAATGATGATGAATTTAGAAGAGGTATGGATAGGAGATATGTATAGACCTCCCAGTGAAGCCTACAGCCTTATTTTACAGGTAACAGTTGGGTGTTCTCATAATAAATGTACTTTTTGCGATATGTATAAAAGAAAAAAGTTTTTTATAAAACCAATAGAACAGATAAAAAGGGAAATAGATTTTTTTAGAAAAAATGTAAAATATGCTGAAAGAATATTTCTTGCTGATGGTGATGCAATGATAATGCCTACAGAAAAACTTTTAGAAATATTAGCATATATAAAAGAAGTTTTTCCAGAATGTAAAAGAATATCTTCTTATGCTACTCACAAGTCTATAGAGCTAAAAACAGATGAAGAGCTGAAGAAAATAAGAGAAAATGGAATTTCTCTTCTGTATATAGGATTAGAAAGTGGAGATGATAAAGTTTTAGAAAAAATTAATAAAGGAGTATCTGTTGCTGAACATGCTGCATTATGTAAAAAAGCAAAGAAAGCAGGTTTTTCTCTTTCAGTTACTTTCATAGTTGGAGTTCTAGGAAAAAAGATTGGACAGATCATGCAGTGAATACTGGAAAATTAATAAGTGAAATAGAGCCGGATTATGTAGGAATTCTTACTCTTAGACTGAAAGAGGGTACAAAAATGTATGATGAATACTTGAGAGGAGAATTCCAAAAAGCTGAAGGAATAGATATAGTAAAAGAAACAGAAAAAATAATAGAAAATATAAATGTAAAAAATCCTGTTATCTTTAGGGCAAATCACGCTTCTAACTATTTGGACTTAGGGGGAACACTTCCACAGGATAAAGAAAAACTTCTTTTAGAAATAAAAACTGCTATAGAAAAAAATAATATCTACTCTAAAAAATATAGAGAACTTTAAATATTTGGAAAAAATAATTTTTTTTAAAAATTACTACTTTTTTATTTAATATAATTATTGATTTAAAATATTTTCCTGAAAAAATATATAAGCTGAATATATAAAAAAAACTACAAAACTATTAAATAAAAAAAGAACTTGAAATAAAAAGTCAAGTTCTTTTTTTTTCGACCTGTTGATAAGCAAGTAAAATCAAGGTGGATAAATGATATACATATTATCAAAGAACAATATATATGAAAAATATTTGAATATACCACAAGATATAGTATAATAGATAAAGAATGAATACATATAGGAGGAAAGACACAATGCAAAAGATAGAAGTGATTAAGAGAAATGGCTCTATTGTGACTTTTAATAAAGAGAAAATAGAAAAGGTTTTAGAAAAAATAGATAAGGAAGTAAAATTTATTGATAAAGTCAGTATTGAACATATGATGAATGACATAGTAAAGAAAATTAATGGGAATACAAGAATGTCTGTTGAGGCTATACAAGATATAGTTTTTTATACTTTATGTACTAATGGATTATTTGAACAGGCTAAAGCTTTCCAAACATACAGAACACAGAGAGCAGAGCAGAGATTAATGGAAGCCAACACTGTATTTAGACATATGACAGATATAGTAGATGTAGGAGATAGGGAAAACAGCAATAAAAATTCTATGCTGCCATCAGTACAAAGAGATTTGATAGCAGGAGAATATTTTAGATATATACTTGAAAAAAATATAGACAAAGAATTATGGGCAGCTCATAGAAAGAAAACTATACACTGGCATGATTCAGATGTAGACACTAAACTTACTAACTGTTGTCTTTTTAATATAGAAGATATGCTTAGAAATGGGACTAGAATAACTAATGCTGATGTTTGCCAGCCGAATTCTGTGGGAACAGCTATGAACATAGCAATGCAGATAATGGCAAGTATTTCAGCCAGCCAATATGGTGGGGTATCTTTACCAAACTTCAATGAAGTATTTGCTGAATATGCAAAGAAAAATTTTAAGAAAAATTTTATGAGAGCATATAATGATAAATTATCTACTGAATCAAATATATCAAGAGTAACAGAAGAAGATATAGAAAAAGAACTGGGAGAAATAAGCTCAGGTAATGAAAAATTAGCTTCTGAAAAACCTGTTGAATTCCAGATAGCTAAAGAAAGAACAGCAAAAGACATTTATGACGCATGTCAATTATTTGAATATCAGACTAACAGTATACTAGGAAGTGCAAGCCAGACACCATTTAGTACTATTACTTTTAATATTCCAACATCTTGGGAATCTGAGCATATAATATTATCTTATTTAAAAGTTAGACAGACAGGGCTAGGAGAAAAACATATTCCAGCTATTTTTCCTAAACTTTCATATATGGTAGTAGATGGTTATAATTTCAAAAAAGGAGATAAATATTTCTATATTACTGAAGAAGTAGCTAAATGTATAGCAAATACTTATTATCCTGATATTCTTTTCTATTCTAAGGAAGATTATGATGCTGGGAAATATTATGCAAGAATGGGGTGCCGTAGTAGAGTAAATCATGAATACCAAGTAAATGGAGAATATCAGCATTATGGAAGATTTAATTA
Above is a window of Fusobacterium varium DNA encoding:
- a CDS encoding H+/gluconate symporter and related permeases codes for the protein MDILSVIGLILAVVVLIIGAYKGLGALPLTLLASLVVILSSRIPIWTGFSKYYMNGYTGAYFSYFLLFCSSALYAKLMDISGCATSIGYKFIDWFGKKRVLLVSTLIISVLTYGGVSLFVVVYAVAPIMFLLFKEANLPRHLTMACLITGSATYTMTSLPGTTALTNVIPTQYLGTTLTAAPVFGILAAIAMFTMAILYMGYAERLARKRGEVWSYPENIDPLLYEIRDRSQLPSVVVSFTPLVSLVLIIILGSRFVANSTMLAVLGMLTGALLTYVLNIERFKGKDMKNIFTTGLEGGITSIGGLAGVVGFGTVVSNSIAFKHIVSWVLSLQLNPYVQAIVATMVVCAVTGSSSGGLKIMYDSLGKTFLSSTANLSYLHRLSSISASALDTLPHSPGLFLMFAVLGLNHKTAYKHVFVCSIVIPSIVTIVSTILIVLFL
- a CDS encoding coproporphyrinogen III oxidase produces the protein MMMNLEEVWIGDMYRPPSEAYSLILQVTVGCSHNKCTFCDMYKRKKFFIKPIEQIKREIDFFRKNVKYAERIFLADGDAMIMPTEKLLEILAYIKEVFPECKRISSYATHKSIELKTDEELKKIRENGISLLYIGLESGDDKVLEKINKGVSVAEHAALCKKAKKAGFSLSVTFIVGVLGKKIGQIMQ
- a CDS encoding 2-dehydropantoate 2-reductase → MKIGILGCGAMGTVMGAYMTKNGLEVEMIDSYKEHVDMLNKNGAHIIGTVDMRVPVKAITPEEMKGIYDIIFLFTKQTVNDVVLKNLLPHLNENSTVCTLQNGVPEHFVAEYVGEKRTVGGTVLWGATFIKLGISELTQDITKNDHLFEIGEIDGTIGERIKKVADMLGYMGKAKITDSLMASRWGKLINNACMSGMSAACGATFGEILKNEKSRACLSYLAREVKKCCEAEGYELPILLNEQEPYSCDIKNQEMFDTNQRMFLEMYKDMYTAKASMLQDLEKEKKTEVQMINGYVSSTGDKHNINTPFNDTIVEIVTKIEKKLLPLSMDNLRYFNDELFEFKYYQE
- the nrdD gene encoding Anaerobic ribonucleoside-triphosphate reductase, encoding MQKIEVIKRNGSIVTFNKEKIEKVLEKIDKEVKFIDKVSIEHMMNDIVKKINGNTRMSVEAIQDIVFYTLCTNGLFEQAKAFQTYRTQRAEQRLMEANTVFRHMTDIVDVGDRENSNKNSMLPSVQRDLIAGEYFRYILEKNIDKELWAAHRKKTIHWHDSDVDTKLTNCCLFNIEDMLRNGTRITNADVCQPNSVGTAMNIAMQIMASISASQYGGVSLPNFNEVFAEYAKKNFKKNFMRAYNDKLSTESNISRVTEEDIEKELGEISSGNEKLASEKPVEFQIAKERTAKDIYDACQLFEYQTNSILGSASQTPFSTITFNIPTSWESEHIILSYLKVRQTGLGEKHIPAIFPKLSYMVVDGYNFKKGDKYFYITEEVAKCIANTYYPDILFYSKEDYDAGKYYARMGCRSRVNHEYQVNGEYQHYGRFNYGVATLNVPQIALDVLKDERYGGAEGNRLERFLDILEKRKELMKKAIQTRFENVRHLQAKKAPILFQYGGIARLEPDDTVEELLKTDRASVSYGFLGLDDAVRILSDDKENISTEKGHEMGIAIMKAIRKQADDIKVETGLPVSVYGTPAESSIATFFNKDVENYGEIMPEWLREREYYTNSFHFSSELPIDSFDKIDVEAPFIKYCNGGNIMYVENGGKTYNSQAIIELIQYAHDAGIEYFAVNTISDVCYECGYTGEISYNEKTASYKCPHCGNEDGMKMKIQRRCCGYISNYNITHALEGRMKEIKTELYM
- the algB gene encoding Alginate biosynthesis transcriptional regulatory protein AlgB, with product MIQRELLENALDNLPYGIYIVDSLGNYIFANTVYVNMVKIPKDKLLAYNVYNLKKNKEINICITEKVCKLKKRIVMFQDVEIKGHEHYKQIVASSPILDMNGNVVCVIALCIPAENINYLYQEAIHNEVKSFIKLPPSEAHESNNIIAVSPVMKSIINLADTLAPLDTTVIILGESGTGKEVLARYIHEKSQRASKDMVIINCASLPESLLESELFGYEKGAFTGASSQGKKGLFEAANDSTLFLDEINSLPLALQGKILRAIETKTISRIGSTVTRKVNFRLITATNEDLLKMVHEKRFREDLYYRLNIVPIYLPPLQERKEDILPLVEYFRKYYCNIYNKTKIFSQKTLKAILDYKWPGNIRELRNFVERSFIMITGEIIELSNIAPLLFIERKPSSNSNSSSDELGFCNNFEIKDQSLNEYLEECEKKYIQYALEKYGSTYKAAEFLKTSQTMIARKKKKYNL
- the phaJ_2 gene encoding (R)-specific enoyl-CoA hydratase — protein: MEFENLKIGMKESISKTITETDIILYSGISLDCNPVHLNKEYAEASRFKKRIAHGMLTAGLISAVLGTKLPGEGTIYLEQNLKFKQPVYLGDTITATCEIIDIIKEKRKVILSTICINQDEKIILTGEAKVMK
- a CDS encoding Uncharacterized conserved protein, which encodes MSDLKNKRVITAAITGSWPTREQNPNLSITPEEIAADVYECWKAGAAIAHIHVRNDDGTPSTDFMKYKETIERIRAYKDCDICINITSSGSVGFGDEERIYPLQKLLPEMASYDAGTLNWQHRTIFENHPRFLEKLGKALIESNIKPEIEIFDAGMIYNAIYYMKKGILKAPCHFQIVLGCPGGMTSTVENLVFLKSLIPDGSTWAACGIGAGHMPIMMAAIAMGAHIRVGMEDNVMWQKGVPAESNAQFVKRAKELLEINGLEAATPEEARKIYGLTRKVF